One region of Armigeres subalbatus isolate Guangzhou_Male chromosome 3, GZ_Asu_2, whole genome shotgun sequence genomic DNA includes:
- the LOC134220139 gene encoding eclosion hormone-like yields MFSVKVTTALVALAAVVVLITESEANPQIDILGGYDMIGVCFNNCAQCKKMFGEFFEGHLCAEACIQFKGKMVPDCEDINSIAPFLNKLN; encoded by the exons ATGTTTTCAGTGAAAGTAACCACAGCATTAGTTGCTCTGGCAGCAGTAGTTGTTCTGATTACCGAATCCGAAGCGAATCCTCAAATTG ACATCTTGGGTGGGTACGATATGATTGGGGTCTGCTTCAACAATTGCGCTCAGTGCAAGAAGATGTTCGGCGAGTTCTTCGAAGGCCACCTGTGCGCCGAGGCTTGCATCCAATTCAAGGGCAAAATGGTACCGGACTGCGAAGACATCAACTCAATTGCACCGTTTCTCAACAAGCTCAACTAA